A window of Cryptomeria japonica chromosome 3, Sugi_1.0, whole genome shotgun sequence contains these coding sequences:
- the LOC131074426 gene encoding F-box/kelch-repeat protein At1g15670-like produces the protein MDFLQELPEQIFRDKLLRVPYKSQRKIKELLEPAKEMMECSQFYQDKIKFGLAKKYVCLLEKAAITIYDPVDQSSIMRSCSATGFHLDRKSQIVCAKHKLVLLGLKLNRNYTSTILIYDLLSNTWKQGAQIPTVTNSFACCASPEGSIYVAGGYVGVYADFSSPSRKAAVYKVDEDEWELLPDMHHEISYCGAVFFEGMFYVITCTDRTQRFDPNTRVWTTVNLSFYIPRYVYAMFGRLIAVTEKKIEQYDWDGNVWRELELLPQKLRYIQVTVWRDQIFLCGNETTPKFYMYKPGAALSQRWISLDDPKFSVYATVKSIVTIDI, from the coding sequence ATGGATTTTCTGCAGGAACTCCCTGAACAAATATTTCGAGATAAATTATTGAGAGTGCCATATAAATCTCAGCGAAagattaaggagttgttggaaccTGCTAAAGAAATGATGGAATGTTCTCAATTTTATCAAGATAAAATTAAGTTTGGGCTGGCTAAAAAATATGTATGCTTGCTCGAGAAAGCTGCGATAACTATatatgatccagttgatcaatccAGTATAATGCGCAGTTGTAGTGCCACTGGTTTTCATCTCGATAGGAAATCTCAGATTGTGTGTGCTAAACATAAGCTTGTTTTGTTGGGTTTGAAATTGAATCGAAATTATACTTCAACAATTTTGATATATGATTTATTATCTAATACATGGAAACAAGGTGCTCAAATTCCAACTGTGACAAATAGTTTTGCCTGTTGTGCCTCACCTGAGGGATCAATTTACGTTGCCGGAGGGTATGTAGGAGTGTATGCCGATTTTAGTTCTCCATCACGTAAAGCAGCAGTATATAAAGTAGATGAAGATGAGTGGGAGCTTCTTCCTGACATGCACCATGAAATTAGCTATTGTGGGGCTGTTTTTTTTGAAGGAATGTTTTATGTCATTACTTGTACTGATAGAACTCAAAGATTTGATCCCAACACAAGAGTATGGACAACAGTTAATTTGTCTTTTTACATTCCACGGTACGTATATGCTATGTTTGGACGGCTAATTGCGGTTACAGAAAAAAAAATAGAGCAATATGATTGGGACGGAAATGTGTGGAGAGAATTGGAACTCCTCCCTCAAAAACTTAGGTATATTCAAGTCACAGTGTGGCGTGACCAAATTTTCTTGTGCGGAAATGAGACGACTCCCAAATTTTATATGTATAAGCCTGGAGCAGCTCTATCCCAGAGGTGGATTTCTCTCGATGACCCGAAATTTTCAGTGTACGCGACAGTCAAATCTATTGTCACCATAGATATTTAA